In the Colwellia sp. 20A7 genome, one interval contains:
- a CDS encoding heparinase II/III domain-containing protein — translation MYLKKINTLFVMLSILATSLTIKAQEHPSLILTKTGVEKIRSNLGNAPLFDATLEKVKKVVDKEILAGIDTPIPKDFSGGYTHYRHKQNFIIAQKAGVLYQILEDEKYAIYVRDMLLQYEAMYKNLPIHPQERSYARGKLFWQCLNDSNWLVYMSQAYDTIYNFLSEEERTKLEDNLFRPFADYISLENPKFYNRVHNHSTWGNAAVGMIGLVMEDEELIQRALYGIEDDGLPIGGLDNDGGTIKVEGQKKGFFANLDDPFSPDGYYTEGPYYQRYAMYPFLIFALGMENVRPDLKVLQHKDNVLLKGVNALLNLSDAEGEFFPLNDGQKGMSYYTASLVTAVNIAYHYGNKNPQLLSISQKQNEVLLDESGLDVAIAIRDGKAKPFTKNSINLSDGINGKQGGVGILRYGNEDLTLVFKYAAQGLSHGHYDKLSYSLYEKGDEVLQDYGLSRFVNIGQKGGGNYLKENKTWAKTTIAHNTLSQNGEMHFNGQYQTASTKHSELYFFDASKADVQVVSATEVNAYPGTQMHRTMALIKDENFEKAFMLDIMKVKSSTKNDYDFPFYYMGQVINGNFKWDSPSHLVPLGENNGYQHLYLEGKGKPAANNAKFSWLGNGKFYTLTSVANEKDELLLTRLGANDPDFNLRRDAGFMIRRKDTDNTTFVSVIEPHGSYSPVSEASLNSNSHIKNLDIVNDDDDYTAVSITDVKGNKQLFILSNKNALASAKHSLLINNKEYQWTGPYYYK, via the coding sequence GGCGTTGAAAAAATCAGATCGAATTTAGGTAATGCCCCCCTATTTGATGCAACCTTAGAAAAGGTTAAAAAAGTCGTTGATAAAGAAATTTTGGCAGGTATTGATACACCGATCCCAAAAGACTTTTCCGGTGGTTATACTCATTATCGACATAAACAAAACTTTATAATCGCGCAAAAAGCGGGTGTGCTTTATCAGATTTTAGAAGATGAAAAGTACGCTATATATGTGCGTGACATGCTATTACAGTATGAAGCCATGTATAAAAATTTACCTATTCATCCACAAGAAAGATCCTATGCGCGTGGCAAGCTTTTTTGGCAATGCTTAAATGATAGTAATTGGTTAGTTTATATGAGCCAAGCCTATGACACTATTTATAACTTTTTGTCAGAAGAAGAGCGTACTAAATTAGAAGATAATTTATTTCGTCCATTCGCTGACTATATCTCATTAGAGAACCCTAAATTTTATAATCGAGTACACAACCACAGTACCTGGGGCAATGCTGCTGTTGGTATGATTGGGTTGGTGATGGAAGATGAAGAACTTATTCAAAGAGCCTTATATGGTATAGAAGATGATGGTTTACCTATTGGCGGCTTAGACAATGATGGCGGTACCATTAAAGTTGAAGGTCAGAAAAAAGGTTTTTTTGCTAATCTAGATGACCCATTTTCACCTGATGGGTATTATACAGAAGGCCCGTATTATCAACGTTATGCTATGTATCCTTTCTTAATTTTTGCATTAGGAATGGAAAACGTACGTCCAGACTTAAAAGTATTACAACACAAAGATAATGTTTTACTAAAAGGCGTAAATGCTCTGCTTAACTTATCTGATGCTGAGGGCGAATTTTTTCCATTAAATGATGGCCAAAAAGGTATGTCTTACTACACGGCTTCATTAGTAACAGCGGTTAATATTGCCTATCACTATGGTAATAAAAACCCACAATTACTAAGTATTTCACAAAAACAAAATGAAGTATTGCTCGATGAATCGGGTTTAGATGTTGCTATTGCAATTCGTGATGGAAAAGCAAAACCGTTTACTAAAAATTCGATTAATTTAAGTGATGGCATTAATGGTAAACAAGGTGGTGTGGGAATACTACGCTATGGTAATGAAGATTTAACGTTAGTATTTAAATATGCAGCGCAAGGTTTAAGTCACGGTCATTATGACAAACTGTCTTATTCACTTTATGAAAAAGGTGATGAAGTTCTTCAAGATTATGGTCTTTCTCGTTTTGTGAATATAGGACAAAAAGGTGGCGGTAATTATTTAAAAGAAAATAAAACCTGGGCCAAAACAACGATTGCACACAATACGCTTTCTCAAAACGGTGAAATGCATTTTAATGGTCAGTATCAAACAGCAAGCACTAAACACTCTGAACTTTATTTCTTCGACGCATCTAAAGCTGATGTTCAAGTGGTAAGTGCTACAGAGGTTAATGCTTATCCTGGAACACAGATGCATCGAACAATGGCATTAATAAAAGACGAAAATTTTGAGAAAGCATTTATGTTAGATATCATGAAAGTGAAATCTAGCACCAAAAATGATTATGACTTCCCGTTTTATTATATGGGACAAGTGATTAATGGGAATTTCAAATGGGACTCACCAAGTCACTTAGTTCCATTAGGTGAAAATAATGGTTATCAGCATCTGTATTTGGAAGGGAAGGGCAAGCCTGCAGCTAATAATGCTAAGTTTTCATGGTTAGGTAACGGTAAATTCTACACCCTTACTTCTGTAGCCAATGAAAAGGATGAATTATTATTAACTCGTTTAGGTGCAAATGACCCAGATTTTAATTTACGTCGAGATGCTGGGTTTATGATCCGCAGAAAAGATACAGATAACACTACGTTTGTTTCAGTTATTGAACCACACGGAAGTTATAGTCCTGTTTCTGAAGCTTCATTAAATTCAAATAGTCATATCAAAAATTTAGATATTGTAAATGATGACGATGATTACACTGCGGTAAGTATTACTGATGTTAAAGGTAATAAACAATTATTTATTTTATCGAATAAGAATGCCTTAGCTTCGGCCAAACATAGCTTATTAATTAATAATAAAGAGTACCAATGGACAGGTCCTTATTATTATAAATAA